The Thalassotalea sp. 273M-4 genome includes a region encoding these proteins:
- the nqrF gene encoding NADH:ubiquinone reductase (Na(+)-transporting) subunit F, whose amino-acid sequence MELILGVTMFTLIVLVLVLVILFAKSKLVSDGDITIAINNDPDKTVVTQAGGKLLGALADQGIFIPSACGGGGTCGQCRVHVHSGGGDILPTEMGHITKREAKEGCRLSCQVAVKQDMEIEVEDEIFGVQQWECEVISNDNKATFIKELKLKIPNGESVPFRAGGYIQIEAPAHHVKYSDFDIAPEYRADWERFGFFDVESKVDTDTLRAYSMANYPEEEGIIMLNVRIATPPPGKLHLPAGKMSSYIFSLKPGDKVTISGPFGEFFAKDTDNEMVFIGGGAGMAPMRSHIFDQLKRLKTKRKMSFWYGARSLREMFYEDDYNMLAAENDNFEWHVALSDPQPEDNWDGLTGFIHNVLYEQYLKDHEAPEDCEYYMCGPPMMNAAVIGMLKDLGVEDENILLDDFGG is encoded by the coding sequence ATGGAATTAATTCTCGGCGTAACAATGTTTACGTTAATTGTACTGGTTTTGGTATTGGTGATTTTATTTGCCAAGTCTAAATTAGTATCAGACGGCGACATTACAATTGCGATTAATAACGACCCAGATAAAACCGTGGTGACTCAAGCTGGTGGAAAACTGCTTGGTGCATTAGCAGACCAAGGTATCTTTATCCCATCAGCATGTGGCGGTGGTGGTACTTGTGGCCAATGTCGTGTTCATGTTCATTCTGGTGGTGGCGATATTCTACCAACAGAAATGGGGCACATCACTAAGCGTGAAGCTAAAGAAGGCTGTCGTTTATCGTGTCAGGTTGCTGTTAAGCAAGACATGGAAATTGAAGTTGAAGATGAAATCTTCGGTGTTCAGCAGTGGGAATGTGAAGTTATCTCTAACGATAACAAAGCAACTTTCATTAAAGAACTTAAATTGAAGATCCCTAACGGCGAGTCTGTACCTTTCCGTGCTGGTGGTTACATTCAAATTGAAGCGCCTGCGCACCATGTTAAATACTCTGACTTTGATATTGCTCCAGAGTATCGTGCTGACTGGGAACGTTTTGGTTTCTTTGATGTTGAGTCTAAAGTTGATACAGACACATTACGTGCTTACTCAATGGCTAACTACCCAGAAGAAGAAGGCATTATTATGCTGAATGTGCGTATCGCGACACCACCTCCAGGTAAGTTACATTTACCAGCTGGTAAAATGTCTTCGTACATCTTCAGCCTTAAGCCAGGCGATAAGGTAACGATTTCAGGTCCATTTGGTGAGTTCTTCGCCAAAGATACTGACAATGAAATGGTATTTATCGGTGGTGGTGCAGGTATGGCACCAATGCGTTCTCATATCTTTGACCAACTTAAGCGTCTTAAGACCAAGCGTAAGATGAGTTTTTGGTACGGTGCACGTTCACTTCGTGAAATGTTCTACGAAGATGATTACAACATGTTAGCGGCTGAAAACGATAATTTTGAATGGCATGTTGCGCTTTCAGATCCACAACCAGAAGATAACTGGGATGGCTTAACAGGTTTTATTCATAATGTACTTTATGAACAGTACCTTAAAGATCATGAAGCACCAGAAGACTGTGAATACTACATGTGTGGGCCCCCAATGATGAACGCTGCCGTTATTGGCATGCTTAAAGATTTGGGTGTTGAAGACGAAAACATCTTATTGGATGACTTTGGTGGTTAA
- a CDS encoding FAD:protein FMN transferase, with protein MRNTYSIGTFLLSAILLLTACSEPAPQAIPDKEQLELSGLTMGPIVYTVKLIGHKERVEKLQLAQKVDDLLVKINAQMSTYDPNSELSKFNQYQGLESRKVSLELNQVLTESIRLGQLTQGALDVTVGPLVNLWSFGPEKRPEQVPSPELISQTKANIGIDSIELAQGHLSKRKPTIYIDLSAIAKGFAVDKVADLLEQHGIYDYLVDIGGELRINGKKTDGTDWRIAVEKPIAGVRGVQQVIIPGNNAVATSGDYRNYFEENGVRYSHTINPKTGWPINHRLVSVTVVHPSAMTADGLATAIEVMGPEKGLAFAQANAFAVYLISKTDDGFDFAATEQFNQYLAN; from the coding sequence ATGCGAAACACTTATTCTATTGGCACGTTTTTATTGTCTGCCATCTTGCTGTTAACGGCTTGCTCAGAGCCTGCACCCCAAGCCATACCTGATAAAGAACAATTGGAGCTTTCAGGGTTAACCATGGGGCCAATTGTTTATACGGTAAAATTAATTGGGCATAAAGAGCGTGTCGAAAAGTTACAATTGGCACAAAAAGTCGATGACTTATTGGTAAAAATCAATGCACAAATGTCGACGTATGATCCGAATTCTGAATTGTCAAAATTTAATCAGTATCAAGGACTAGAGAGTCGCAAGGTATCCCTTGAACTCAATCAGGTATTAACCGAGTCGATTCGTCTAGGGCAATTAACGCAAGGGGCGCTTGATGTCACGGTAGGGCCTTTGGTTAATTTATGGAGCTTCGGGCCAGAAAAACGACCAGAGCAAGTGCCATCCCCAGAGCTTATAAGTCAAACCAAAGCCAATATTGGTATTGATTCAATAGAGTTGGCACAAGGTCATTTGTCAAAACGTAAGCCAACGATTTACATTGACTTATCTGCAATCGCTAAAGGGTTTGCCGTAGATAAAGTTGCTGACTTGTTAGAACAACATGGTATTTATGATTATCTTGTTGATATTGGTGGTGAATTAAGAATCAACGGTAAAAAGACTGACGGCACTGATTGGCGCATAGCGGTGGAAAAACCTATTGCTGGTGTTCGAGGGGTGCAACAGGTTATAATACCGGGCAATAATGCAGTGGCAACATCTGGCGATTATCGAAATTACTTTGAGGAAAACGGGGTACGTTATTCTCACACCATAAATCCCAAAACCGGATGGCCAATTAATCATCGTTTGGTATCGGTAACCGTTGTTCATCCATCGGCTATGACGGCTGATGGACTGGCGACTGCAATCGAGGTCATGGGACCCGAGAAGGGGCTAGCGTTTGCACAAGCGAATGCCTTTGCGGTGTATTTGATCAGCAAAACCGACGACGGTTTTGATTTTGCCGCAACCGAACAATTTAACCAGTATTTGGCAAATTAG
- the nqrM gene encoding (Na+)-NQR maturation NqrM — MSIFILTFAFFILVFIAMGIGYLVQQKTLAGSCGGLSSMGIEKACDCDNPCEKRLERERKAKLSEHSIDVKNI, encoded by the coding sequence ATGTCGATTTTTATTTTAACATTTGCGTTTTTTATTCTTGTTTTTATCGCTATGGGGATAGGCTATTTGGTCCAGCAAAAAACATTGGCTGGCAGCTGTGGTGGTCTTAGCAGTATGGGGATAGAAAAGGCCTGTGATTGTGATAACCCTTGCGAAAAACGCCTAGAGCGAGAGCGCAAGGCTAAACTTAGCGAACATTCAATTGATGTTAAAAATATCTAA
- a CDS encoding MaoC/PaaZ C-terminal domain-containing protein, with the protein MLSILRLLTKTNRPENASAFEFRVNHKGLETAQINQFRTLFNLSEQHCLPISFAFIAGFSAIIRGFADRRFSVSPIGLVHLEASFSQAQAINYCKPFQLHLKFTPSMSIKGLQYQTTLTFTQNGCVCLINENIFLKPDKNKLKKSTKTSHHTLFNTTPKISINHQQARAYAKVSKDFNPIHIDDRLAKLFGQKKAIIHGMYLVHKCLIDKNINAKLAKFCFKRPCHLPTKIGLEHTNDDTLVFSGHDNLHLVAKFT; encoded by the coding sequence ATGCTTTCAATACTGCGTTTACTGACCAAGACGAACCGCCCCGAAAACGCCTCGGCCTTTGAATTTAGGGTTAATCACAAGGGCTTAGAGACTGCACAAATTAATCAATTTAGAACCCTATTTAATTTATCTGAACAGCACTGTTTACCAATAAGCTTCGCTTTTATTGCCGGCTTTAGCGCGATAATTCGCGGATTTGCAGATCGTCGGTTTAGTGTATCGCCTATTGGTTTGGTGCATTTAGAAGCAAGTTTTAGCCAAGCGCAAGCTATCAACTATTGCAAACCTTTCCAATTACACCTTAAATTCACACCTTCAATGAGCATCAAAGGGCTACAATATCAAACAACACTCACCTTTACTCAAAATGGCTGTGTGTGTTTGATTAATGAGAATATATTCTTAAAGCCGGATAAGAACAAATTAAAAAAATCGACAAAAACAAGCCATCATACGTTGTTTAATACAACGCCCAAAATAAGCATTAACCACCAACAAGCCAGGGCTTATGCCAAGGTTAGCAAGGATTTCAATCCTATTCATATCGATGATCGGTTAGCAAAATTGTTTGGCCAGAAGAAGGCAATTATTCATGGCATGTATTTAGTACACAAGTGCCTAATTGATAAAAATATTAACGCGAAGCTTGCGAAATTTTGTTTTAAACGTCCTTGCCACTTACCAACTAAAATTGGTTTGGAACATACAAATGACGATACGTTGGTGTTTTCAGGCCACGATAATCTGCACTTGGTCGCAAAGTTCACATAA
- the dinB gene encoding DNA polymerase IV: MRKIVHVDMDAFYVSVEIRDNPKLANKPVAVGGKSRQRGVLSTCNYIARQFGVSSAMPTSMALKKCPELIVVPGRMAVYKEVSQTIRGIFQRYTNIIEPLSLDEAYLDVTDCPLHNGSATLIAKEIRAEIYKATGLTASAGIAPLKFIAKVASDLNKPNGQCTIAPKDVFAFLENLSLRKIPGVGKVTSEKLKQLGFDTCGDIRQSNEAYLVEKFGKFGRVLWHRCHGIDERDVEVTRVRKSVGVERTFEINVNELKDMEVVITQKLLPELERRALPYLANRKMNKLGVKVKFQDFVQTTKEQACQDINLERILHLLKEAVARGHGKPVRLIGIHIGLADDCQQQRQLGLDF; the protein is encoded by the coding sequence ATGAGAAAAATCGTACATGTTGATATGGATGCTTTTTACGTTTCGGTCGAAATTCGAGACAACCCCAAGCTAGCCAATAAACCTGTCGCGGTGGGCGGTAAGTCTCGACAGCGAGGGGTGCTTTCAACTTGTAATTATATAGCACGACAATTTGGTGTGAGCTCAGCCATGCCAACCTCTATGGCGTTAAAAAAGTGCCCTGAATTGATTGTAGTACCTGGTCGAATGGCGGTTTATAAAGAAGTAAGCCAAACCATCCGTGGTATTTTTCAACGATACACCAACATTATTGAGCCATTGTCATTAGACGAGGCGTATTTGGATGTAACCGACTGTCCCTTACATAATGGTTCTGCCACGTTAATTGCAAAAGAGATCAGGGCTGAAATTTATAAGGCCACCGGTTTAACCGCTTCCGCAGGAATTGCACCGCTCAAGTTTATTGCCAAGGTCGCTTCAGACCTTAATAAGCCTAATGGACAGTGCACTATAGCCCCAAAGGATGTGTTTGCGTTTTTAGAAAACTTATCACTTAGAAAAATTCCTGGTGTGGGTAAAGTGACATCCGAAAAGTTGAAACAGCTTGGCTTTGACACCTGTGGTGATATACGTCAATCAAATGAGGCTTACCTTGTTGAAAAATTTGGCAAATTTGGCCGGGTGCTTTGGCACCGATGTCATGGTATTGATGAACGAGATGTTGAAGTTACTCGGGTGAGAAAGTCCGTAGGCGTTGAGCGCACCTTTGAAATTAATGTAAATGAGCTCAAAGATATGGAAGTGGTGATAACACAAAAGCTATTACCCGAGCTTGAAAGGCGAGCGTTGCCTTATTTGGCAAACCGAAAAATGAACAAGCTAGGGGTTAAAGTAAAATTTCAAGATTTTGTGCAAACGACCAAAGAACAAGCCTGTCAGGACATTAATCTTGAACGTATATTACATTTACTCAAAGAAGCCGTAGCAAGGGGGCATGGTAAACCCGTACGGTTAATTGGTATCCATATTGGTTTAGCGGACGATTGCCAACAACAAAGACAGTTAGGTTTAGATTTTTAG
- a CDS encoding prolyl oligopeptidase family protein, producing the protein MKKLFISSLALMLTACMNDASTSDNKPQVEATEQVAQSLIYPVTRKDETVDTYFGQKVADPYRWLEDDLSAETAEWVKAENKVTFGYLDQIAYRNKVKSKLEQMWNFEKVGAPFEEGGVEYYYKNDGLQNQYVLYRKNEDGEDTVFLDPNKFSEDGTTSLGGLSFSKDGSLAAYSVSEGGSDWRKVYFIETATGKKLDDMLVDVKFSGLSWYKNEGIYYSSYDKPKGSELSAKTDQHKLYYHKLGQAQSQDSLVFGGTDEQKRRYISGYVSDDANYLFISGANSTSGNDLYMLDLSKPNSKLVTLVDNMDSDSYVLHTIDSKLYIVTNLDAPNQRVVTVDASAPQSDNWQDFIATTENVLSPSVGGGYIFANYMVDAVSKVFQYNLDGKLLREVTLPGVGTASAMSGKDEQTTLYYSFSNYSTPSTIYSYDLKSGESSVYMPSKAKFDANKYESKQVFYTSKDGTRVPMIITHKKGLELNGQNPTILYGYGGFNVSLTPRFSVANAVWMELGGVYAVPNLRGGGEYGKAWHDAGTQLQKQNVFDDFIAAAEYLIEKNYTSSDYLAIRGGSNGGLLVGAVMTQRPDLMQVALPAVGVLDMLRYHTFTAGAGWAYDYGTADQSEEMFKYLLGYSPVHNVKQGVEYPATMVTTGDHDDRVVPAHSFKFAAELQAKQAGNNPVLIRIETNAGHGAGTPVSKTIEQYADIFSFTLYNMGVKAL; encoded by the coding sequence ATGAAAAAACTGTTTATTTCTTCGCTGGCTTTGATGTTAACTGCATGTATGAATGATGCATCTACATCTGATAACAAGCCACAAGTTGAAGCTACCGAACAAGTAGCACAATCACTTATTTACCCTGTTACCCGTAAAGACGAAACCGTTGATACCTACTTTGGGCAAAAGGTTGCCGATCCTTACCGTTGGTTAGAGGATGACTTAAGTGCTGAGACCGCCGAGTGGGTAAAAGCTGAAAATAAAGTCACTTTTGGGTATCTTGATCAAATTGCTTATCGCAACAAGGTTAAGAGCAAACTTGAACAAATGTGGAACTTTGAGAAGGTAGGGGCTCCGTTTGAAGAAGGTGGGGTTGAGTATTACTACAAAAACGATGGCTTACAAAACCAATACGTTCTTTATCGTAAAAATGAAGACGGTGAAGACACGGTATTTTTAGATCCTAACAAATTCAGTGAAGATGGTACCACTTCCCTTGGGGGCTTGAGCTTCTCTAAAGATGGCTCATTAGCAGCATATTCTGTTTCTGAAGGTGGCAGTGATTGGCGCAAAGTGTACTTCATTGAAACAGCAACGGGTAAAAAGCTCGATGACATGCTGGTGGATGTAAAATTCTCGGGTTTGTCATGGTACAAAAATGAAGGTATTTACTATTCAAGCTACGATAAACCTAAAGGCAGTGAATTATCGGCCAAAACGGATCAACATAAGCTTTACTACCACAAGCTAGGTCAAGCACAAAGCCAAGATTCTTTAGTATTTGGCGGTACGGACGAGCAAAAACGTCGTTACATTAGTGGTTATGTTAGCGATGATGCTAATTACTTGTTTATTTCAGGGGCGAATTCTACCTCAGGTAATGATTTGTACATGCTTGATTTGAGCAAGCCTAATAGCAAGCTTGTCACCTTAGTTGATAATATGGACTCAGATAGCTATGTGTTGCATACCATCGATAGCAAGCTATATATTGTGACGAACCTTGATGCACCAAACCAACGTGTGGTAACCGTTGATGCATCAGCGCCACAAAGTGATAATTGGCAAGACTTTATTGCAACGACTGAAAACGTATTATCACCGTCTGTCGGAGGTGGTTATATTTTTGCTAACTACATGGTGGATGCCGTTTCTAAAGTATTCCAATATAACTTAGATGGTAAACTCTTACGCGAGGTCACATTACCAGGTGTAGGTACCGCAAGTGCGATGTCGGGCAAAGATGAACAAACCACTTTGTATTATTCATTTAGTAACTACAGTACCCCGTCAACAATTTACAGCTACGATCTGAAATCTGGTGAATCGTCTGTTTATATGCCATCAAAAGCCAAATTTGATGCCAATAAGTACGAATCTAAGCAAGTTTTTTACACTTCTAAAGACGGTACCCGTGTACCGATGATCATCACGCATAAAAAAGGTCTTGAACTTAATGGCCAAAACCCAACCATTTTATACGGCTACGGTGGCTTTAATGTCAGCTTAACGCCGCGTTTCTCAGTGGCGAATGCCGTATGGATGGAACTTGGTGGAGTTTATGCGGTACCAAACCTACGTGGTGGTGGTGAATACGGTAAAGCATGGCATGACGCTGGTACTCAATTACAAAAACAAAACGTTTTTGATGACTTTATCGCAGCAGCAGAGTACTTAATTGAGAAAAACTACACCTCAAGTGACTACTTAGCTATTCGTGGTGGCTCAAACGGTGGCTTATTAGTGGGTGCGGTTATGACCCAACGTCCAGACTTAATGCAAGTTGCGCTACCAGCGGTTGGGGTTTTAGACATGTTACGTTACCACACCTTTACCGCAGGCGCGGGTTGGGCGTACGACTACGGCACAGCGGATCAAAGTGAAGAAATGTTTAAGTACTTGCTTGGTTACTCACCGGTTCATAATGTTAAACAAGGCGTCGAGTACCCAGCAACCATGGTAACCACAGGTGATCATGATGATCGCGTTGTACCCGCGCACTCCTTTAAGTTTGCCGCCGAGCTGCAAGCGAAACAAGCGGGTAATAATCCTGTGCTTATTCGAATTGAAACCAACGCAGGTCACGGTGCCGGTACACCGGTTTCTAAGACCATTGAACAATACGCCGATATCTTTAGTTTTACCTTATACAACATGGGCGTAAAAGCGCTTTAA
- the nhaB gene encoding sodium/proton antiporter NhaB: MPQSLLKALFANFLGQAPSWYKITIISFLLINPILFFLVSPYVAGWALIIEFIFTLAMALRCYPLQPGGLLAIEAVAIGMTSAEHVFHEITVNIQVLLLLMFMVAGIYFMKNLLLFLFTKIITNVRSKIVVSLLFCMVSAFLSAFLDALTVIAVIISVSVGFYSVYHKVASGQQANSNYDNTNDEALAPLSRNDLDEFRGFLRNLLMHAGVGSALGGVMTIVGEPQNLIIGHQAGWDFIEFAIRMSPVTVPVLFFGLLTCYGVEKLKLFSYGVELPESVRGILLAFEQEQSQNRSLNEKINLVVQGVIAIWLIIALAFHLAEVGLVGLTVIIFATSFTGIITEHQIGYAFKEALPFTALLAVFFSVVAVIIDQALFSPVIQWVLTYDGDLQMVMFYLANGLLSMVSDNVFVGTIYITEVKNALLAGEISKAQFDMLAVAINTGTNLPSVATPNGQAAFLFLLTSALAPLIRLSYGRMVYMALPYTIVLTLVGLIAISSGFLQEQTEYFYQSKLISQPADAAKSAPLGH, translated from the coding sequence ATGCCTCAATCATTATTAAAAGCATTATTTGCAAATTTTTTAGGGCAAGCCCCGAGCTGGTACAAGATTACGATCATTAGTTTCTTGCTAATAAACCCAATATTGTTTTTTCTTGTTTCACCTTATGTTGCTGGCTGGGCCTTAATTATTGAGTTTATTTTTACCTTAGCCATGGCGTTAAGGTGCTATCCATTACAGCCAGGTGGCTTATTAGCCATTGAAGCGGTTGCCATTGGCATGACATCGGCTGAGCATGTCTTTCATGAAATTACCGTCAATATTCAAGTGTTGCTACTGTTGATGTTTATGGTTGCCGGTATCTACTTTATGAAAAACTTACTGCTGTTTTTATTTACCAAAATAATCACCAATGTCAGATCTAAAATTGTCGTTTCACTGCTCTTTTGTATGGTCAGTGCCTTTTTATCGGCTTTTTTAGACGCGCTCACGGTTATCGCCGTTATTATCTCGGTTTCAGTCGGGTTTTACAGCGTCTACCATAAGGTGGCTTCTGGTCAACAGGCCAATAGCAACTATGACAATACCAATGATGAAGCGCTTGCGCCACTATCGCGAAATGACTTAGACGAGTTCCGTGGTTTTTTACGCAACCTTCTCATGCACGCTGGGGTCGGTAGTGCGCTAGGTGGCGTGATGACCATAGTTGGAGAGCCACAAAACTTGATTATTGGCCATCAAGCCGGTTGGGATTTTATCGAATTCGCTATTAGGATGTCGCCTGTTACCGTACCGGTTTTATTTTTTGGCCTTCTTACCTGCTACGGGGTGGAGAAATTAAAGCTATTTAGCTATGGCGTAGAACTGCCTGAGAGTGTGCGTGGTATTTTATTGGCCTTTGAGCAAGAGCAATCTCAAAATCGTAGCCTTAATGAAAAAATCAATCTCGTTGTTCAAGGGGTTATCGCTATATGGTTGATTATCGCGTTGGCCTTTCACCTTGCGGAAGTTGGTTTGGTGGGGTTAACGGTTATTATTTTTGCCACCTCGTTTACCGGTATTATTACTGAGCATCAAATTGGTTACGCTTTTAAAGAAGCTTTGCCCTTTACCGCTCTACTGGCGGTGTTTTTCTCGGTGGTTGCTGTGATTATTGACCAAGCCTTGTTCTCACCGGTTATCCAATGGGTTCTAACCTATGATGGTGATTTACAAATGGTGATGTTTTATTTAGCCAATGGGCTATTGTCTATGGTCAGTGACAATGTCTTTGTCGGTACTATATATATCACTGAGGTTAAAAATGCTTTACTCGCAGGTGAGATCAGCAAAGCTCAGTTTGATATGTTGGCTGTTGCTATCAATACAGGTACCAATTTACCCTCTGTCGCCACACCAAATGGGCAAGCGGCCTTTTTGTTTCTCCTAACATCGGCCCTAGCCCCTTTGATCAGATTATCTTATGGTCGCATGGTGTATATGGCTTTGCCTTATACCATTGTACTAACGCTTGTGGGCTTAATCGCTATATCCTCAGGATTTTTACAAGAACAAACAGAGTATTTCTACCAGTCTAAATTAATTAGCCAACCTGCTGACGCTGCGAAATCTGCGCCACTAGGTCATTAA
- the focA gene encoding formate transporter FocA — translation MSKAFNEPYITPAQMMDKAAHYAVSKSQKSTSTLLALSIMAGVFIGLAFIFYITVTTGNNPNNWGSNRLVGGLVFSSGLIFVVLCGGELFTSSVLSIIAVANKQMSVRTMLGIWAKVYLGNFIGASLLLILVSGAALYQLDGGLWGLNTLNIAQHKLHHSPLQAFSLGVLCNLMVCLAIWLTFCTSNALTKVAVMILPVALFVSTGFEHCIANMFLVPLGIIIEQFAPNTFWAQLGVSKHLYSDLTLFNFVTANLIPVTLGNIFGGAVLVGLSNWAIYLKSTPTTINNLIKTSVNLDPQNKEYLMNNVTLVRDIMQSQPIVFSAETHISAALDTLLNANSSSAPVCDREHNLVGFLSTHDILVNLWCKDYQADANLRVADLMNTDIVTVNAQDTLEQVLEFMCIDKEQLYPTTDFAMATQMITLPLEQRAKKIRTNKPHNLPVVDQGKLVGVISRVDIMKALRPVFGYHIQTLSNDGLTKEIA, via the coding sequence ATGAGTAAAGCATTCAATGAGCCGTATATAACACCCGCTCAAATGATGGACAAGGCAGCGCATTATGCGGTAAGTAAAAGTCAAAAGTCGACTAGCACATTACTTGCCTTGTCCATTATGGCTGGGGTTTTTATTGGCCTTGCGTTTATTTTTTATATCACGGTCACAACCGGCAACAATCCGAATAACTGGGGCAGTAACCGCTTGGTTGGCGGTTTAGTGTTTAGCAGTGGTTTGATTTTTGTTGTGCTCTGTGGCGGAGAGCTTTTTACAAGCTCGGTATTGTCGATCATTGCTGTGGCCAATAAACAAATGAGCGTACGAACAATGCTTGGCATTTGGGCTAAGGTTTACTTGGGTAATTTTATTGGGGCAAGTCTGTTACTTATTTTGGTGTCGGGTGCCGCCCTCTATCAATTAGACGGCGGACTTTGGGGGTTAAATACGCTCAATATCGCTCAGCATAAATTGCATCACAGCCCGCTACAGGCATTCAGTTTGGGCGTATTGTGTAATCTAATGGTTTGTTTGGCAATCTGGTTAACCTTTTGTACCAGCAACGCCCTAACCAAAGTGGCTGTGATGATTTTACCAGTGGCACTTTTTGTTAGCACGGGATTTGAACACTGCATTGCAAATATGTTTTTGGTGCCATTAGGTATCATCATTGAGCAATTTGCTCCCAACACATTTTGGGCTCAACTTGGGGTGTCAAAACACCTCTACAGTGACCTCACTCTATTTAATTTTGTTACGGCAAACCTTATCCCCGTAACCCTTGGCAACATTTTTGGTGGTGCAGTTTTGGTTGGCTTATCTAACTGGGCGATATACCTCAAATCAACACCAACAACGATAAACAATTTAATAAAGACTTCTGTGAATTTAGACCCACAGAATAAGGAATATTTAATGAACAATGTAACCCTAGTTAGAGATATCATGCAATCTCAACCTATCGTATTTAGCGCTGAAACACATATTTCTGCAGCCCTAGATACTCTACTTAATGCGAATAGCTCTAGTGCTCCTGTTTGCGACCGAGAACATAATTTAGTTGGATTCCTATCAACTCATGACATTTTGGTTAATCTATGGTGTAAAGACTATCAAGCCGATGCCAACCTAAGAGTAGCCGATTTAATGAACACTGACATTGTGACGGTTAATGCACAAGATACACTCGAACAAGTATTGGAATTTATGTGTATCGACAAAGAGCAGCTTTACCCAACTACAGATTTTGCTATGGCGACACAAATGATTACGTTGCCGTTAGAACAAAGAGCGAAAAAAATCCGCACCAATAAGCCGCATAATTTACCCGTTGTTGACCAAGGTAAGTTGGTTGGGGTTATTTCAAGAGTAGATATTATGAAAGCCTTGCGCCCAGTATTTGGCTATCATATTCAAACACTTAGCAATGATGGACTCACCAAAGAGATTGCCTAA
- a CDS encoding LysR substrate-binding domain-containing protein encodes MRFTLKQLAVFDAVADSGSVSMAADKLALTQSATSMALSQLEKLLGRPLFVRQGKQMALTTWGNWLRPKAKNLLQDAQQIDMGFFEQHLLSGELTLGASQTPAEHLLPELISIIDNDFPEIRISFKVQSTQNVIKGLLDFKYDMGIIEGRCDDNRIFQEVWCKDHLTVVCATHHPYAKREKISLAQLEQAKWVLREPGSGTRSIFDSSISPFISDLDVWREYDHVPVIRTMVANGLYLSCLPFLDVEKFIAAGQLIALNVAELKMERTLSFIWRVDSSENPLLDCIKREGKRMMRGKPSIY; translated from the coding sequence ATGAGATTTACATTAAAGCAACTAGCGGTTTTTGATGCGGTTGCCGACAGTGGCAGTGTTAGTATGGCTGCGGATAAACTGGCATTAACCCAATCGGCTACCAGTATGGCGCTGTCGCAATTAGAAAAATTACTGGGACGACCTTTATTTGTCCGTCAAGGCAAGCAAATGGCCTTAACAACTTGGGGTAATTGGTTGAGACCTAAAGCAAAAAATTTACTACAGGATGCCCAACAAATCGATATGGGCTTTTTTGAACAGCACCTATTAAGCGGTGAACTAACCCTAGGTGCGAGCCAAACACCAGCAGAACATTTATTGCCAGAGCTTATTAGTATTATTGATAATGATTTTCCAGAAATACGGATTAGTTTCAAAGTTCAAAGTACGCAAAATGTGATCAAAGGCTTACTCGACTTTAAATACGATATGGGCATTATTGAGGGACGATGTGACGATAATCGAATTTTTCAAGAAGTTTGGTGTAAAGATCACCTAACCGTAGTTTGTGCCACTCATCACCCGTACGCTAAACGAGAAAAAATCAGCTTAGCCCAATTAGAGCAAGCGAAATGGGTGTTGCGTGAACCTGGCTCAGGCACCCGTTCTATCTTTGATAGTTCAATTAGTCCTTTTATATCAGACCTAGATGTTTGGCGAGAATACGATCATGTGCCCGTGATCCGAACCATGGTCGCTAATGGTCTGTACTTAAGCTGTTTACCTTTTTTAGACGTTGAAAAGTTCATTGCGGCGGGCCAATTAATTGCCTTAAATGTAGCGGAATTAAAGATGGAACGAACGTTATCGTTTATTTGGCGAGTCGATAGCAGCGAAAACCCATTACTTGACTGTATCAAACGAGAAGGTAAGCGAATGATGAGAGGTAAACCCTCGATTTATTAA